One genomic window of Longimicrobium sp. includes the following:
- a CDS encoding VCBS repeat-containing protein, which yields MWHMQGTSWDGTSLLPQVGTSWDIAGAGDFTGDGRQDLVWQNTATGERSVWHMKASSWPGAYTLLPQVASSWEIAAAADFTSDGKPDLVWQNNQTGERSIWVMQGTTYTGQAMMLPTVPIAWKIAAAADFNGNGSPDLVWQNTSTGERSIWLMQGTVYTQQFATLPTVPVQWEIAAAGEFTGDASPDLVWQNTLTGERSIWHMQGTSYSGTHTLLPTVAKEWRIATAGRFGRAQSCAPPEAFQHQSYTAFWRSPFGFRGATPWLNAVQKAGTTATSAVEIDYIRLWARINGVAQIVARNEYTDAKAAGELRLRNPWFGGAWRSMPVQITNGALVIHPSSSPNDVWHPYLESWPDLRADISGADSVWMEARVRVQGPALVQGGLDAWKNLDYASNRVYEVGATDWVCASADWQTLTMTRGTEVVGSIQVSAPQGFAVGKPVTAGFTLGNFDDDAILLSEVGVDVRVKNSSDPYCDPSISTTHVPAYTFATQVQLVPGQTQWHSATWTPSAPGTYCLQVVEKRPTSPHYQRVYSSLGSQVIVIN from the coding sequence ATGTGGCACATGCAGGGTACGTCGTGGGACGGCACCTCGCTGCTTCCGCAGGTGGGCACGTCCTGGGACATTGCGGGCGCTGGCGACTTCACCGGGGACGGGCGTCAGGACCTCGTGTGGCAGAACACCGCCACGGGAGAGCGGTCCGTCTGGCACATGAAAGCCTCGTCCTGGCCCGGCGCCTACACCCTCCTCCCCCAGGTAGCTTCGTCATGGGAGATCGCGGCGGCCGCCGACTTCACCAGCGACGGCAAGCCCGACCTGGTGTGGCAGAACAACCAGACCGGTGAACGTTCCATCTGGGTGATGCAGGGCACCACCTACACGGGCCAGGCGATGATGCTTCCCACGGTGCCCATCGCGTGGAAGATCGCCGCGGCAGCGGATTTCAACGGCAACGGAAGCCCGGACCTGGTCTGGCAGAACACGTCCACCGGCGAGCGCTCCATCTGGCTGATGCAGGGCACCGTGTACACGCAGCAGTTCGCGACGCTGCCGACGGTGCCCGTGCAGTGGGAGATCGCGGCGGCGGGCGAGTTCACCGGGGACGCATCCCCCGATCTGGTGTGGCAGAACACCTTGACGGGCGAGCGCTCCATCTGGCACATGCAGGGCACCTCGTACTCCGGCACCCACACCCTTCTGCCCACCGTGGCCAAGGAGTGGCGAATCGCCACGGCGGGCCGCTTTGGCCGCGCACAGAGCTGCGCTCCCCCGGAAGCGTTCCAGCATCAGAGCTACACCGCGTTCTGGCGTTCCCCGTTCGGGTTCCGGGGCGCCACGCCGTGGCTGAACGCCGTCCAGAAAGCCGGGACAACCGCGACCAGCGCGGTTGAGATCGACTACATCCGGCTGTGGGCCCGGATCAACGGTGTGGCGCAGATCGTCGCGAGGAACGAGTATACCGACGCCAAGGCAGCGGGCGAGCTCAGGCTGCGCAATCCGTGGTTCGGCGGGGCCTGGCGGAGCATGCCCGTGCAGATTACGAACGGCGCGCTGGTCATCCATCCCAGCAGCAGTCCCAACGACGTTTGGCACCCGTACCTGGAGTCGTGGCCCGACCTGCGGGCCGACATCTCCGGTGCCGACAGCGTCTGGATGGAGGCGCGGGTCCGCGTGCAGGGGCCGGCCCTCGTGCAGGGAGGCCTGGATGCCTGGAAGAACCTGGACTACGCCTCGAACCGCGTCTACGAGGTGGGGGCGACGGACTGGGTCTGCGCCTCGGCCGACTGGCAGACCCTCACGATGACCCGCGGCACCGAGGTGGTGGGCTCGATCCAGGTGTCCGCGCCCCAGGGGTTTGCCGTCGGAAAGCCGGTCACCGCCGGGTTCACGTTGGGCAACTTCGACGACGACGCCATCCTGCTGAGCGAGGTGGGAGTGGACGTGCGCGTCAAGAACTCCTCAGACCCGTACTGCGATCCCTCGATCAGCACCACGCACGTCCCGGCGTATACGTTCGCCACGCAGGTGCAGCTGGTGCCTGGCCAGACGCAGTGGCACAGCGCGACATGGACGCCCTCCGCGCCCGGAACGTACTGCCTGCAGGTCGTAGAGAAACGGCCGACCAGCCCGCATTACCAACGTGTCTACTCCAGCCTGGGCTCACAGGTGATCGTCATCAACTGA
- a CDS encoding DUF885 domain-containing protein, translated as MKTRSTLMMACVLAACAPTQTPPDWRIETAPTTFAYATQELDQLAEAYFEATLPLSPTSATFIGDARYNDRYTAGFVPETRAAFRALGADYEARLRAIDRAALDEEHQLTYDVFRWNLENVREAEQFPSHLMPLNQFFNFTASFAQMGSGTGLHPFKTVKDYEDFLSRIGDFERVVDASIANMREGIATGVVQPRILMERVLPQLSAHVVADPAQSLFWGPITSMPSTFSAADRERLTAAYTQAIRERIVPTFRRLHDFVRDEYLPRTRTTVGLSALPNGRAWYEYMVRTSTTTNLTPEQVHEIGLAEVARIHREMETVMRQVGWTRDLKSFMQHMQMAPQFRYTTREEMLTDYRAAQARIDASTDRLFDVKPRANYEIRPVEPFRERSFSGGSYTAASPDGSRPGVFHLNTYDPGSRPRYGMESLLIHEGSPGHHFQISIQRELEHLPRIRRFGGFTAYSEGWGLYAETLGRDLGLYQDPYQYFGYLSSELWRAIRLVLDTGIHAKGWTHEQAIAYAQQNSANSLTSTQSEVERFSAIPGQGLAYKIGQMKITELLERARAALGPRFDIKAFHRAILESGALPLDVLDAKINRWIAAQLRG; from the coding sequence GTGAAGACTCGTTCGACGTTGATGATGGCCTGCGTGCTGGCTGCGTGCGCACCTACACAGACGCCGCCCGACTGGAGGATTGAGACCGCGCCGACCACGTTCGCCTACGCCACCCAGGAATTGGACCAGCTGGCGGAGGCGTACTTCGAGGCTACCCTGCCCCTGAGCCCCACCTCGGCAACGTTCATCGGCGACGCGCGGTACAACGATCGGTACACGGCGGGGTTCGTCCCGGAAACGCGCGCCGCATTCCGGGCGCTCGGGGCGGACTACGAGGCGCGGCTGCGGGCCATCGACCGCGCCGCGCTCGACGAGGAGCACCAGCTGACCTACGACGTGTTCCGGTGGAACCTGGAGAATGTGCGAGAGGCCGAGCAGTTTCCGTCGCACCTGATGCCGCTCAACCAGTTCTTCAACTTCACCGCCTCGTTCGCGCAGATGGGGTCCGGGACGGGGCTGCACCCGTTCAAGACGGTGAAGGACTACGAAGACTTCCTGTCGCGCATCGGCGACTTCGAGCGGGTGGTGGATGCGTCCATCGCCAACATGCGCGAGGGGATCGCCACCGGTGTCGTGCAGCCGCGCATCTTGATGGAGCGCGTGCTGCCGCAGCTTTCGGCTCACGTGGTGGCTGACCCGGCGCAGAGCCTGTTCTGGGGGCCCATCACCAGCATGCCGTCGACGTTTTCCGCCGCGGACCGCGAGCGGCTGACGGCGGCGTACACGCAGGCCATCCGCGAGCGCATCGTCCCCACCTTCCGCCGGCTGCACGACTTCGTGCGCGACGAGTACCTGCCGCGCACCCGGACGACAGTGGGCCTCTCGGCGCTCCCGAACGGCCGCGCCTGGTACGAGTACATGGTGCGGACGAGCACCACGACCAACCTGACGCCCGAGCAGGTGCACGAGATTGGGTTGGCGGAGGTGGCGCGCATCCATCGCGAGATGGAGACGGTGATGCGGCAGGTGGGGTGGACGCGCGACCTGAAGTCGTTCATGCAGCACATGCAGATGGCGCCGCAGTTCCGCTACACCACCCGCGAGGAGATGCTGACCGACTACCGGGCCGCGCAGGCGCGCATCGACGCGTCCACGGACCGGCTGTTCGACGTCAAGCCGCGCGCGAACTACGAGATCCGCCCCGTGGAGCCGTTCCGCGAGCGCAGCTTCTCGGGCGGATCGTACACGGCGGCCAGCCCGGATGGCTCGCGCCCCGGCGTGTTCCATCTGAACACCTACGATCCCGGCTCACGGCCGCGGTATGGAATGGAGTCGCTGCTGATCCACGAAGGATCGCCCGGGCACCACTTCCAGATCTCCATCCAACGCGAGCTGGAGCACCTGCCCCGCATCCGGCGCTTCGGCGGGTTCACCGCCTATTCGGAGGGCTGGGGATTGTACGCGGAGACGCTGGGGCGCGACCTGGGGCTGTACCAGGACCCGTACCAGTACTTCGGATACCTGTCGTCGGAGCTGTGGCGCGCCATCCGGCTGGTGCTGGACACGGGCATCCACGCCAAGGGGTGGACGCACGAGCAGGCGATCGCCTACGCGCAGCAGAACTCGGCGAACAGCCTGACGAGCACCCAGTCCGAGGTGGAGCGGTTCAGCGCCATTCCCGGGCAGGGCCTGGCGTACAAGATCGGCCAGATGAAGATCACTGAGCTGCTGGAGCGCGCCCGCGCCGCGCTGGGCCCGCGCTTCGACATCAAGGCCTTCCACCGCGCGATCCTGGAGAGCGGCGCCCTGCCCCTGGACGTGCTCGACGCCAAGATCAACCGCTGGATCGCGGCCCAGCTGCGGGGGTGA
- the xerD gene encoding site-specific tyrosine recombinase XerD, producing the protein MTESVVAAADKPAPPISFAVEQFIDYLRFERNLSELTLEAYEHDIVRMAEFARTKGRATPGDVTTSDLRNYFLLLKDLGLAPSSIGRNVSSLHTYFRFLLGENLVVADPSEGIATPKAWKRLPDVLSVAEMEALLEAPDLSHPLAWRDRAMLEFAYASGVRVSELTDLRIRNLYLDEEFASVFGKGAKERLVPIGRRAIGALSIYLRETRPVLDRGKGEGRVFLNARGGPLTRMGVWKILRQHVQTAGIEKRVSPHVLRHSFATHLLEGGADLVAVQEMLGHADIGTTQRYTHVDRTYLQQEHRSHHPRA; encoded by the coding sequence GTGACCGAGTCTGTCGTCGCAGCTGCCGACAAGCCAGCGCCGCCAATCTCGTTCGCGGTCGAGCAGTTCATCGACTACCTGCGGTTCGAGCGCAACCTTTCGGAGCTGACCCTCGAGGCGTACGAGCACGACATCGTCCGCATGGCCGAGTTCGCCCGCACCAAGGGGCGCGCCACCCCGGGCGACGTCACCACGTCGGATCTCCGCAACTACTTCCTGCTGCTGAAGGACCTGGGGCTGGCCCCGTCGTCCATCGGCCGAAACGTCTCGTCGCTGCACACCTACTTCCGCTTTCTGCTCGGCGAAAACCTGGTCGTCGCGGACCCTAGTGAGGGCATCGCCACGCCCAAGGCCTGGAAGAGGCTGCCCGACGTGCTGAGCGTGGCCGAGATGGAGGCGCTGCTGGAGGCGCCTGACCTGTCGCATCCGCTGGCGTGGCGCGATCGTGCGATGCTGGAGTTCGCCTACGCCAGCGGGGTGCGCGTGTCGGAGCTGACGGACCTGCGCATCCGCAACCTGTACCTGGACGAGGAGTTCGCCAGCGTCTTCGGGAAGGGGGCCAAGGAGCGGCTGGTGCCCATCGGCCGGCGGGCCATCGGCGCGCTCTCCATCTACCTGCGCGAGACCCGGCCCGTGCTGGACCGCGGCAAGGGCGAGGGGCGCGTGTTCCTGAACGCGCGCGGCGGTCCGCTGACGCGGATGGGCGTGTGGAAGATCCTGCGGCAGCACGTGCAGACGGCGGGCATCGAGAAGCGCGTGAGCCCCCACGTGCTGCGCCACTCGTTCGCCACGCACCTGCTGGAGGGCGGGGCAGACCTGGTGGCCGTGCAGGAGATGCTGGGCCACGCCGACATCGGCACCACGCAGCGCTACACCCATGTGGACCGCACCTACCTGCAACAGGAGCACCGCAGCCACCACCCGCGGGCATAG